The following coding sequences are from one Brienomyrus brachyistius isolate T26 chromosome 2, BBRACH_0.4, whole genome shotgun sequence window:
- the coq4 gene encoding ubiquinone biosynthesis protein COQ4 homolog, mitochondrial isoform X2 has translation MPVYFVSFTAQGGRQEHLGWTADSRYGPLYKGHIHTNPIQKALLAVGSGLAALQNPYRHDMVAVLGETTGHLALLRLRERMRADPEGCTVLQERPQIRHSTLDLHKLAALPDGSLGREYLRFLADNRVTPDSRAQVKFVDDEELAFVMLRYREVHDLLHTLLGMPTNMLGEVAVKCFEAAQTGLPMCILGAALGPLRLSASRLQLLLTSLGPWAIRNGQRARCVLSIYYEHRWEQSVESLREELNIEPPPVTLSTTKKTAGH, from the exons ATGCCTGTATATTTTGTGTCCTTCACTG CACAGGGTGGGCGCCAGGAACACCTTGGCTGGACTGCAGACAGCCGTTATGGCCCTCTGTACAAGGGCCACATCCACACTAACCCCATCCAGAAAGCCCTGCTGGCGGTGGGCTCAGGACTGGCTGCTCTTCAGAACCCATACAGACATG ATATGGTGGCAGTACTGGGGGAGACCACTGGCCACCTGGCCCTGCTGAGGTTGCGAGAGCGTATGAGAGCTGATCCAGAGGGCTGCACTGTCCTCCA GGAGCGCCCCCAGATTCGCCACTCCACTCTGGATTTGCACAAGCTGGCAGCCCTGCCAGATGGCTCTCTGGGAAGGGAGTACCTTCGCTTCCTGGCTGACAAC CGTGTCACCCCAGACTCACGGGCCCAGGTCAAGTTCGTTGATGATGAGGAGCTGGCCTTCGTGATGCTGCGTTACAGGGAGGTGCACGACCTTCTACACACGCTGCTGGGCATGCCGACCAACATGCTGG GCGAGGTGGCAGTGAAGTGTTTTGAAGCTGCCCAGACTGGCCTGCCcatgtgcattctgggagccgCTCTAGGACCTCTTCGTCTGTCTGCCAG CCGTCTCCAGCTGCTGCTGACCTCCCTGGGCCCCTGGGCCATACGCAATGGCCAGCGTGCCCGCTGCGTGCTGAGCATCTACTATGAGCACCGCTGGGAGCAGAGTGTGGAGTCGCTGAGAGAGGAGCTGAACATCGAGCCCCCCCCAGTCACTCTGAGCACGACCAAGAagactgcagggcactga
- the coq4 gene encoding ubiquinone biosynthesis protein COQ4 homolog, mitochondrial isoform X1, with translation MSVTLLPFCLKCPVRSVIRVSMCAMCTAQGGRQEHLGWTADSRYGPLYKGHIHTNPIQKALLAVGSGLAALQNPYRHDMVAVLGETTGHLALLRLRERMRADPEGCTVLQERPQIRHSTLDLHKLAALPDGSLGREYLRFLADNRVTPDSRAQVKFVDDEELAFVMLRYREVHDLLHTLLGMPTNMLGEVAVKCFEAAQTGLPMCILGAALGPLRLSASRLQLLLTSLGPWAIRNGQRARCVLSIYYEHRWEQSVESLREELNIEPPPVTLSTTKKTAGH, from the exons ATGTCTGTGACATTGCTCCCGTTTTGTTTGAAATGCCCAGTGCGAAGTGTAATTCGGGTTTCGATGTGCGCTATGTGCACAG CACAGGGTGGGCGCCAGGAACACCTTGGCTGGACTGCAGACAGCCGTTATGGCCCTCTGTACAAGGGCCACATCCACACTAACCCCATCCAGAAAGCCCTGCTGGCGGTGGGCTCAGGACTGGCTGCTCTTCAGAACCCATACAGACATG ATATGGTGGCAGTACTGGGGGAGACCACTGGCCACCTGGCCCTGCTGAGGTTGCGAGAGCGTATGAGAGCTGATCCAGAGGGCTGCACTGTCCTCCA GGAGCGCCCCCAGATTCGCCACTCCACTCTGGATTTGCACAAGCTGGCAGCCCTGCCAGATGGCTCTCTGGGAAGGGAGTACCTTCGCTTCCTGGCTGACAAC CGTGTCACCCCAGACTCACGGGCCCAGGTCAAGTTCGTTGATGATGAGGAGCTGGCCTTCGTGATGCTGCGTTACAGGGAGGTGCACGACCTTCTACACACGCTGCTGGGCATGCCGACCAACATGCTGG GCGAGGTGGCAGTGAAGTGTTTTGAAGCTGCCCAGACTGGCCTGCCcatgtgcattctgggagccgCTCTAGGACCTCTTCGTCTGTCTGCCAG CCGTCTCCAGCTGCTGCTGACCTCCCTGGGCCCCTGGGCCATACGCAATGGCCAGCGTGCCCGCTGCGTGCTGAGCATCTACTATGAGCACCGCTGGGAGCAGAGTGTGGAGTCGCTGAGAGAGGAGCTGAACATCGAGCCCCCCCCAGTCACTCTGAGCACGACCAAGAagactgcagggcactga
- the hdhd3 gene encoding haloacid dehalogenase-like hydrolase domain-containing protein 3 yields MSKAVRLVLWDVKDTLLRVRRSVGQQYCEEATRAGLTLSPAEVETAFHRAYRQQSALYPNYGIAQGLGGQAWWARVVRDTFLQCGVRDEVLLDRLAHNLYHGFSRPENWEVFGDSERTLQRCASLGLQLGVVSNFDLRLEGILRGYGLLPYFSFVVTSEGAGVAKPNPDIFRKALQKCRLPAASVAHVGDSYINDYLAARSLGIRGFLLDRGGGEGSAQVPAEDRLMSLEELPSRLKQDTD; encoded by the exons ATGTCCAAGGCAGTGCGTCTGGTGTTGTGGGACGTGAAGGACACTTTGCTGCGTGTACGCAGGTCAGTGGGACAGCAGTACTGCGAGGAGGCTACGCGAGCCGGCTTAACCCTGTCTCCTGCCGAGGTGGAAACCGCCTTCCATCGAGCATACAGGCAGCAATCTGCCCTTTACCCCAACTACGGCATAGCCCAGGGGCTTGGAGGGCAAGCCTGGTGGGCTCGGGTGGTACGAGACACATTTTTACAGTGCGGGGTGCGGGACGAAGTCCTCCTGGACAGGTTAGCGCACAATCTGTACCATGGCTTCAGCAGACCGGAAAACTGGGAG GTGTTCGGTGACTCTGAACGGACCCTGCAGAGATGCGCCTCTCTGGGCCTGCAGCTGGGAGTCGTGTCCAACTTTGACCTCCGCCTGGAAGGCATTTTGCGCGGATATGGGCTTCTGCCCTACTTCTCCTTTGTGGTGACCTCAGAAGGAGCCGGAGTGGCCAAACCCAACCCAGATATCTTCCGGAAGGCTCTGCAGAAGTGCCGGTTGCCAGCTGCCAGCGTGGCGCACGTTGGGGACAGCTACATCAACGACTACCTGGCCGCGCGCTCCCTCGGCATCCGGGGATTCCTCCTGGACAGAGGAGGAGGCGAGGGCTCGGCGCAGGTTCCCGCAGAGGATCGCCTAATGTCCCTCGAGGAGCTGCCTTCACGGTTAAAGCAGGATACGGACTGA